From the Polyangiaceae bacterium genome, one window contains:
- a CDS encoding protein kinase gives MLFSVLAQSGGCPDLPPSSVFAKRYRVSRRLGAGGFGSVYESTHLVTGRRCALKVLLPHLAQDADFRAGFLRESRVTAQLESEHIVDVLDAGIDDDTDTPFMVMELLNGEDLSRRLRRKGKFSPAETIVYLGQVALALEQAHKYAIIHRDLKPGNLFLTRRLDGGPLVKILDFGIAKVLAEQSTRSVTTSAGTPLYMAPEQFRREAVSAQVDVYALGMLAFIFLVGKHYFRLEREQCENAYALALTLVEGPAESATARAARYGAQLPPAFNHWFARASHADPRQRHGSARDAVIDLCACFGIPVPEELRERPSKERVGALSVYVESAIPPEFRAAPSAPAPNSVPRGPQAPGEFQGKATTSIGPSSGARHDAKATLESPVHPPRSATGTSASHAPSNAIPFSTITATTRELAQPPPVLAQTVVDSHGTVPPSSAAPTQPMRISEASAPRISLPEPTGHPVSMPTAAPASSPMAKRGSTGLVAVLALGAGVAVLSVVASVVALRMPHLQRPPALAHMSLPNPPLTRTPAAASAAPTTSTSPGLDSPLTKSSERSSGTTARPASRTPAAPASSAVPTAPAPDDVPVSPTPKPASPPTKAGETPDTLYSRE, from the coding sequence ATGCTCTTCTCCGTTCTTGCACAAAGCGGCGGTTGCCCGGACCTTCCACCCAGTAGCGTGTTCGCCAAGCGCTATCGTGTGAGCCGGCGCCTCGGCGCTGGCGGATTCGGCAGCGTGTATGAATCCACACACTTGGTGACGGGTCGACGCTGCGCGCTCAAGGTGTTGCTGCCTCACCTGGCCCAGGATGCCGACTTTCGCGCTGGCTTCTTGCGCGAGTCCCGTGTGACCGCCCAGCTCGAGAGCGAACACATCGTGGACGTGTTGGACGCGGGCATCGACGACGACACCGACACCCCTTTCATGGTGATGGAGCTGCTGAACGGCGAGGATCTTTCGCGCCGACTGCGCCGAAAAGGGAAGTTCAGCCCCGCCGAAACCATCGTCTATCTGGGACAGGTGGCGTTGGCCCTGGAACAAGCCCACAAGTACGCCATCATTCATCGCGACCTGAAGCCTGGGAATCTGTTTCTGACGCGGCGCCTCGACGGGGGCCCCCTGGTCAAGATCCTGGATTTCGGCATCGCCAAGGTCCTCGCCGAACAGTCCACGCGCAGCGTGACCACGAGTGCGGGAACACCGCTCTACATGGCACCCGAGCAATTCCGCCGGGAAGCCGTCTCGGCACAGGTGGACGTGTACGCCTTGGGCATGTTGGCCTTCATCTTCCTCGTCGGGAAACACTACTTTCGCCTCGAGCGCGAGCAGTGCGAGAACGCGTACGCCCTGGCTCTGACCCTCGTCGAGGGACCTGCAGAAAGCGCAACGGCTCGCGCCGCGCGCTACGGTGCGCAATTGCCACCTGCCTTCAACCACTGGTTCGCGCGCGCCAGCCACGCAGACCCGAGACAACGCCACGGAAGCGCTCGCGACGCGGTCATCGATTTGTGCGCGTGCTTTGGCATCCCGGTCCCCGAGGAACTGCGAGAGAGACCAAGCAAGGAGCGTGTCGGCGCCCTGAGCGTGTACGTGGAGTCGGCGATTCCTCCAGAGTTTCGGGCAGCACCGAGCGCACCCGCCCCCAACTCCGTACCTCGAGGGCCCCAAGCCCCTGGGGAGTTCCAAGGGAAAGCGACAACAAGTATCGGGCCGAGCAGCGGAGCCCGACACGATGCCAAGGCCACGTTGGAATCACCGGTGCATCCGCCACGGTCCGCGACCGGCACCTCCGCCTCGCACGCCCCTAGCAACGCCATTCCCTTCTCGACCATCACAGCGACCACGCGAGAGCTCGCGCAACCTCCGCCGGTCCTGGCCCAAACGGTCGTGGACTCGCACGGCACGGTGCCACCGAGTTCGGCGGCGCCAACCCAGCCCATGCGCATCAGCGAAGCATCCGCGCCCCGCATCTCCCTCCCAGAGCCCACGGGACACCCCGTCTCGATGCCCACGGCCGCGCCGGCATCATCACCAATGGCGAAGCGGGGTAGCACCGGCCTCGTTGCGGTGTTGGCCCTTGGTGCGGGTGTCGCCGTCCTGTCAGTGGTGGCGTCAGTCGTCGCCCTACGCATGCCCCACCTTCAGCGTCCACCCGCGCTCGCGCACATGTCTCTTCCGAACCCACCGCTGACGCGCACGCCAGCGGCGGCGAGCGCAGCACCCACGACGAGCACGAGCCCGGGGCTCGACTCACCGCTAACCAAGTCCAGTGAGCGCAGCTCGGGCACGACGGCACGACCAGCAAGCCGAACGCCTGCCGCGCCTGCCTCGAGTGCAGTGCCGACGGCGCCAGCGCCGGACGACGTCCCGGTTTCGCCCACACCGAAGCCCGCGTCGCCGCCGACGAAAGCAGGCGAAACCCCCGACACTCTCTACTCGCGCGAGTGA